A stretch of Ipomoea triloba cultivar NCNSP0323 chromosome 13, ASM357664v1 DNA encodes these proteins:
- the LOC116002179 gene encoding RING-H2 finger protein ATL22-like, protein MDFIFTFFFFISFFSISPSTTTASNCPPLKCNNSSSSEDLTIQHPFHIQNQQPQECGVPGFGLNCKHNMTTLHFPSYGDLVVKSISYDVQRVDLLDPKNCVHQVFLNLNLSHTPFTYYYTLKEYKYLKCLAELPAPYLQVPCLSVSGSHFYIVETCMSVPTSCQHVKTLPIPFSYSPYLNDNSFGLRLTWKMSGAEEAGHHGGMFIKIAAYQVLVVAMLILVAMVVLYYVRTSKSKKLISDEEMKMENGDDEVVKVEALLGEYEAVSSSPA, encoded by the exons ATGGATTTCATCTTTaccttctttttcttcatttctttcttctcaATCTCTCCATCCACAACTACAGCCTCAAACTGTCCACCATTAAAATGCAACAACAGCTCATCATCAGAAGATCTAACCATCCAACACCCATTCCACATCCAAAACCAGCAACCTCAAGAATGTGGGGTCCCAGGTTTTGGCCTAAACTGCAAACACAACATGACCACTTTGCATTTCCCTTCTTATGGAGACTTAGTTGTGAAGTCAATCTCCTATGATGTCCAAAGGGTAGATCTCCTGGACCCCAAAAACTGCGTTCATCAAGTGTTCTTGAACCTCAATCTCTCTCATACACCCTTCACTTACTACTACACCTTGAAGGAATACAAATACCTCAAGTGTTTGGCAGAGCTCCCTGCTCCTTACCTTCAAGTCCCTTGCCTCAGTGTTTCTGGCTCCCATTTTTACATTGTGGAGACATGTATGAGTGTTCCAACATCTTGCCAACATGTCAAGACTCTGCCCATTCCATTCTCGTATAGTCCTTACTTGAATGATAACAGTTTTGGGCTGAGATTGACTTGGAAGATGAGTGGTGCTGAAGAAGCAGGCCACCATGGGGGAATGTTCATCAAGATTGCAGCTtatcaag TGTTGGTGGTTGCCATGCTTATATTGGTTGCTATGGTGGTGTTATATTATGTGAGGACTTCCAAGTCCAAGAAATTAATCTCAGATGAGGAGATGAAGATGGAGAATGGAGATGATGAAGTAGTGAAGGTAGAAGCATTGCTAGGAGAATATGAAGCTGTCTCCTCAAGCCCGGCCTAG